The DNA region ACGTGTTCAGCGCCATCACATCACGTTTCCTTATGCTTTTCCTCGCGTTCGCCAGATTGTAAACCGCATCACCAAGCGTCGCGTAACACGTGGCGATCGGTTGGTTACCGTTCTTGTACCTAGCCGCTTCAGCCAGAGCCAGTTTGGTCTTGGCCTCCAAGGCCTGGATGGTTCGGTGCGTGGCTCGTCTTGGGTTCGTGATACGTCTCACCAGAGGTTGGCATAGAGAAGGATATGCGGTGTGAGAGCACAAGTTCATCACACGTGATGCCTCCGCAACTTGACCGAACAAAAAGAAGGTTAATATGGTGACGGATACCACGACAGCCACAACATGTAGCTGCAAGGTGTCGCGGCCCGccatttatgtatatatttatttatttaaatatgttcAGTTTAGCTGAGGAGAATCAACAAAGAAGTTTTCTTATTGTTATATAaagaagtttttttctttttgaaattgttGGTGATGAGCGTTTTGCGTTTATTCTCCTATTATTTGGCTAGTGTAttttaatg from Raphanus sativus cultivar WK10039 chromosome 8, ASM80110v3, whole genome shotgun sequence includes:
- the LOC108810602 gene encoding pectinesterase inhibitor 3-like, coding for MAGRDTLQLHVVAVVVSVTILTFFLFGQVAEASRVMNLCSHTAYPSLCQPLVRRITNPRRATHRTIQALEAKTKLALAEAARYKNGNQPIATCYATLGDAVYNLANARKSIRKRDVMALNTFLTAAVSDYGVCVEGFIDANQVNTVQNVAVDLRKISSNCLSLSTLI